One Triplophysa dalaica isolate WHDGS20190420 chromosome 1, ASM1584641v1, whole genome shotgun sequence DNA segment encodes these proteins:
- the slc16a13 gene encoding monocarboxylate transporter 13 isoform X1, with product MVMATPQEKKEQQQSSPQVMAPDGGWGWVVVGALFVASALVFGLIRSLGIFFVEFVQYFGESAQAISWITSIGVAVQQLFSPIGTAACNVYGARPVVMLGGFLSGLGFILASQATTLSHLYLTMGLISGIGWALVFTPIIASVMQYFTTQRTLAMGLGFTGIGLASFAFSPLFQYLVEVYAWRGALLILGGISFNMIGCGALIRPIANTKAVVKAKTSSNHNKCSRIYECFEISLLSHRGFLTYTLAITFFNAGYFIPYVHLVAHSRHIGFSEYQAAFVISVTGVADIVGRVVSGWASDLGKMRMPHMLVVWTGLLGIFLLLIPFGVTYSGLLVVSVAYGFCAGAMTPLAFAVVPEIVGMERMLGALGLLQLLESIGVLLGAPISGWLKDYTGSYTASFVVAGSFLVLGTLITLTLPHFWSRTSPSAPSPKSSQDASIEDGLMKQPLPSVPEKLYPLDDIPYSDKEWCDSRLTEEEMTGNAIIP from the exons TGATGGCAACACCCCAAGAGAAAAAGGAACAGCAGCAGTCCTCCCCTCAGGTGATGGCTCCTGATGGGGGTTGGGGCTGGGTGGTGGTAGGGGCTCTTTTCGTGGCTTCTGCCCTGGTATTTGGGCTCATCCGCAGTCTGGGCATCTTTTTCGTAGAGTTTGTGCAGTACTTTGGTGAAAGTGCCCAAGCTATATCCTGGATTACATCCATTGGGGTAGCAGTACAACAGCTTTTTA GCCCAATAGGCACAGCAGCATGTAATGTCTATGGAGCTCGGCCAGTTGTTATGCTTGGAGGATTCCTCTCAGGTCTAGGGTTTATTCTGGCTTCCCAGGCAACGACTCTTTCACATCTTTACCTGACCATGGGACTCATCTCAG GTATAGGATGGGCTTTGGTCTTCACCCCTATTATTGCATCAGTAATGCAATATTTTACCACACAACGAACTCTAGCTATGGGCCTGGGCTTCACTGGCATCGGTCTTGCCTCTTTTGCCTTCTCCCCACTTTTTCAGTATCTAGTAGAAGTTTATGCTTGGCGTGGAGCCTTGCTCATTCTTGGAGGCATAAGCTTTAACATGATTGGCTGCGGTGCTCTCATTCGACCTATAGCGAATACAAAAGCTGTGGTAAAG GCTAAAACTTCATCCAACCATAACAAATGCTCCCGCATATATGAGTGCTTTGAGATCTCCCTGCTTTCACACCGTGGCTTCCTCACTTACACCCTAGCCATCACCTTCTTCAATGCGGGCTACTTTATCCCATATGTTCATCTGGTTGCCCACAGCCGTCACATCGGCTTCAGTGAGTACCAGGCAGCGTTTGTGATCTCTGTCACCGGTGTGGCAGACATAGTGGGTCGTGTTGTATCCGGCTGGGCCTCAGACCTCGGTAAAATGCGAATGCCTCACATGCTGGTGGTGTGGACTGGGTTATTGGGTATATTTCTGCTACTTATTCCTTTTGGTGTGACTTACTCTGGACTGTTGGTAGTCAGTGTTGCTTATGGGTTCTGTGCGGGAGCAATGACTCCGCTAGCCTTTGCAGTGGTACCAGAGATCGTAGGCATGGAGCGGATGCTCGGGGCCCTTGGCCTCCTGCAGCTTTTAGAAAGCATCGGAGTGCTACTGGGAGCTCCAATTTCTG GCTGGCTGAAGGACTATACTGGGTCATATACAGCATCTTTTGTAGTTGCGGGAAGTTTCCTTGTCTTAGGTACATTGATCACATTGACTCTTCCGCATTTTTGGTCTCGTACGAGCCCTTCAGCTCCATCACCAAAGTCATCTCAGGATGCCTCCATTGAAGATGGACTAATGAAGCAACCTCTGCCTTCTGTTCCTGAGAAACTGTATCCCCTGGATGATATACCTTACTCGGATAAAGAGTGGTGTGATAGCCGTCTGACGGAAGAAGAAATGACAGGAAATGCCATAATTCCATGA
- the slc16a13 gene encoding monocarboxylate transporter 13 isoform X2: MVMATPQEKKEQQQSSPQVMAPDGGWGWVVVGALFVASALVFGLIRSLGIFFVEFVQYFGESAQAISWITSIGVAVQQLFSPIGTAACNVYGARPVVMLGGFLSGLGFILASQATTLSHLYLTMGLISGIGWALVFTPIIASVMQYFTTQRTLAMGLGFTGIGLASFAFSPLFQYLVEVYAWRGALLILGGISFNMIGCGALIRPIANTKAVAKTSSNHNKCSRIYECFEISLLSHRGFLTYTLAITFFNAGYFIPYVHLVAHSRHIGFSEYQAAFVISVTGVADIVGRVVSGWASDLGKMRMPHMLVVWTGLLGIFLLLIPFGVTYSGLLVVSVAYGFCAGAMTPLAFAVVPEIVGMERMLGALGLLQLLESIGVLLGAPISGWLKDYTGSYTASFVVAGSFLVLGTLITLTLPHFWSRTSPSAPSPKSSQDASIEDGLMKQPLPSVPEKLYPLDDIPYSDKEWCDSRLTEEEMTGNAIIP, translated from the exons TGATGGCAACACCCCAAGAGAAAAAGGAACAGCAGCAGTCCTCCCCTCAGGTGATGGCTCCTGATGGGGGTTGGGGCTGGGTGGTGGTAGGGGCTCTTTTCGTGGCTTCTGCCCTGGTATTTGGGCTCATCCGCAGTCTGGGCATCTTTTTCGTAGAGTTTGTGCAGTACTTTGGTGAAAGTGCCCAAGCTATATCCTGGATTACATCCATTGGGGTAGCAGTACAACAGCTTTTTA GCCCAATAGGCACAGCAGCATGTAATGTCTATGGAGCTCGGCCAGTTGTTATGCTTGGAGGATTCCTCTCAGGTCTAGGGTTTATTCTGGCTTCCCAGGCAACGACTCTTTCACATCTTTACCTGACCATGGGACTCATCTCAG GTATAGGATGGGCTTTGGTCTTCACCCCTATTATTGCATCAGTAATGCAATATTTTACCACACAACGAACTCTAGCTATGGGCCTGGGCTTCACTGGCATCGGTCTTGCCTCTTTTGCCTTCTCCCCACTTTTTCAGTATCTAGTAGAAGTTTATGCTTGGCGTGGAGCCTTGCTCATTCTTGGAGGCATAAGCTTTAACATGATTGGCTGCGGTGCTCTCATTCGACCTATAGCGAATACAAAAGCTGTG GCTAAAACTTCATCCAACCATAACAAATGCTCCCGCATATATGAGTGCTTTGAGATCTCCCTGCTTTCACACCGTGGCTTCCTCACTTACACCCTAGCCATCACCTTCTTCAATGCGGGCTACTTTATCCCATATGTTCATCTGGTTGCCCACAGCCGTCACATCGGCTTCAGTGAGTACCAGGCAGCGTTTGTGATCTCTGTCACCGGTGTGGCAGACATAGTGGGTCGTGTTGTATCCGGCTGGGCCTCAGACCTCGGTAAAATGCGAATGCCTCACATGCTGGTGGTGTGGACTGGGTTATTGGGTATATTTCTGCTACTTATTCCTTTTGGTGTGACTTACTCTGGACTGTTGGTAGTCAGTGTTGCTTATGGGTTCTGTGCGGGAGCAATGACTCCGCTAGCCTTTGCAGTGGTACCAGAGATCGTAGGCATGGAGCGGATGCTCGGGGCCCTTGGCCTCCTGCAGCTTTTAGAAAGCATCGGAGTGCTACTGGGAGCTCCAATTTCTG GCTGGCTGAAGGACTATACTGGGTCATATACAGCATCTTTTGTAGTTGCGGGAAGTTTCCTTGTCTTAGGTACATTGATCACATTGACTCTTCCGCATTTTTGGTCTCGTACGAGCCCTTCAGCTCCATCACCAAAGTCATCTCAGGATGCCTCCATTGAAGATGGACTAATGAAGCAACCTCTGCCTTCTGTTCCTGAGAAACTGTATCCCCTGGATGATATACCTTACTCGGATAAAGAGTGGTGTGATAGCCGTCTGACGGAAGAAGAAATGACAGGAAATGCCATAATTCCATGA
- the slc16a13 gene encoding monocarboxylate transporter 13 isoform X3: MATPQEKKEQQQSSPQVMAPDGGWGWVVVGALFVASALVFGLIRSLGIFFVEFVQYFGESAQAISWITSIGVAVQQLFSPIGTAACNVYGARPVVMLGGFLSGLGFILASQATTLSHLYLTMGLISGIGWALVFTPIIASVMQYFTTQRTLAMGLGFTGIGLASFAFSPLFQYLVEVYAWRGALLILGGISFNMIGCGALIRPIANTKAVVKAKTSSNHNKCSRIYECFEISLLSHRGFLTYTLAITFFNAGYFIPYVHLVAHSRHIGFSEYQAAFVISVTGVADIVGRVVSGWASDLGKMRMPHMLVVWTGLLGIFLLLIPFGVTYSGLLVVSVAYGFCAGAMTPLAFAVVPEIVGMERMLGALGLLQLLESIGVLLGAPISGWLKDYTGSYTASFVVAGSFLVLGTLITLTLPHFWSRTSPSAPSPKSSQDASIEDGLMKQPLPSVPEKLYPLDDIPYSDKEWCDSRLTEEEMTGNAIIP, encoded by the exons ATGGCAACACCCCAAGAGAAAAAGGAACAGCAGCAGTCCTCCCCTCAGGTGATGGCTCCTGATGGGGGTTGGGGCTGGGTGGTGGTAGGGGCTCTTTTCGTGGCTTCTGCCCTGGTATTTGGGCTCATCCGCAGTCTGGGCATCTTTTTCGTAGAGTTTGTGCAGTACTTTGGTGAAAGTGCCCAAGCTATATCCTGGATTACATCCATTGGGGTAGCAGTACAACAGCTTTTTA GCCCAATAGGCACAGCAGCATGTAATGTCTATGGAGCTCGGCCAGTTGTTATGCTTGGAGGATTCCTCTCAGGTCTAGGGTTTATTCTGGCTTCCCAGGCAACGACTCTTTCACATCTTTACCTGACCATGGGACTCATCTCAG GTATAGGATGGGCTTTGGTCTTCACCCCTATTATTGCATCAGTAATGCAATATTTTACCACACAACGAACTCTAGCTATGGGCCTGGGCTTCACTGGCATCGGTCTTGCCTCTTTTGCCTTCTCCCCACTTTTTCAGTATCTAGTAGAAGTTTATGCTTGGCGTGGAGCCTTGCTCATTCTTGGAGGCATAAGCTTTAACATGATTGGCTGCGGTGCTCTCATTCGACCTATAGCGAATACAAAAGCTGTGGTAAAG GCTAAAACTTCATCCAACCATAACAAATGCTCCCGCATATATGAGTGCTTTGAGATCTCCCTGCTTTCACACCGTGGCTTCCTCACTTACACCCTAGCCATCACCTTCTTCAATGCGGGCTACTTTATCCCATATGTTCATCTGGTTGCCCACAGCCGTCACATCGGCTTCAGTGAGTACCAGGCAGCGTTTGTGATCTCTGTCACCGGTGTGGCAGACATAGTGGGTCGTGTTGTATCCGGCTGGGCCTCAGACCTCGGTAAAATGCGAATGCCTCACATGCTGGTGGTGTGGACTGGGTTATTGGGTATATTTCTGCTACTTATTCCTTTTGGTGTGACTTACTCTGGACTGTTGGTAGTCAGTGTTGCTTATGGGTTCTGTGCGGGAGCAATGACTCCGCTAGCCTTTGCAGTGGTACCAGAGATCGTAGGCATGGAGCGGATGCTCGGGGCCCTTGGCCTCCTGCAGCTTTTAGAAAGCATCGGAGTGCTACTGGGAGCTCCAATTTCTG GCTGGCTGAAGGACTATACTGGGTCATATACAGCATCTTTTGTAGTTGCGGGAAGTTTCCTTGTCTTAGGTACATTGATCACATTGACTCTTCCGCATTTTTGGTCTCGTACGAGCCCTTCAGCTCCATCACCAAAGTCATCTCAGGATGCCTCCATTGAAGATGGACTAATGAAGCAACCTCTGCCTTCTGTTCCTGAGAAACTGTATCCCCTGGATGATATACCTTACTCGGATAAAGAGTGGTGTGATAGCCGTCTGACGGAAGAAGAAATGACAGGAAATGCCATAATTCCATGA